The Sphingomonas donggukensis genomic interval TTCGACTGCGTGCTGAATTCGGTGGAGGTCGAGCAGCGCCAGCTGCGGGGCCGCGTGTCGGAATTATTCTCCAGGCGGGGCGTCGTCGGCTTCAACACCTATGGCGAGCAATATCACGCGTTGCACGTCAACCAGACCTTCACCGGCCTGGCGATCGGGCGGTCGTCGTGATCGCCGGCGACCTCGACTGCGACCGCGACACGGCCACGCGACTGTCGGCGCTTGAGGCGAAGATCGCCAAGCTGACGCGCATCAACGCCTCGCTGATGAGCCGGGTCGAGCGGTCGACCGATCTGCAGGGCAATGCATTCTCGGTATTCGAGACCGCGATCGCGCTGGAGGGCAAGGTGCAGGAACGCACCGCCGACCTGGAGCGTGCGCTCGACGAGCTGGCGGCCAGCAACGCGGCGCTGGGCCACGCCCGTGACGGTGCCGACGCCGCCCGCCAGCGGTTGAGCGACGCGATCGAAACGCTGAACGAAGGGTTCGCGATCTTCGATGCCGACGACCGGCTGGTGCTGTGCAACCAGACCTACCTGTCGCTGTGGCCCGAGATCGCCGACCAGATCGTGCCCGGCGTCCGCTTCAGCGACATCGCGGGCAAGATCGGGGAGAGCCGCGCGTCGCTCGGCGCGATGGTCGCGCCCGATCGCTGGGTGTCCGAACGCGTCGCGCTGCATCAGGTGGCGGAGGGCGGGCACGTCATCGCGCTCGCCGACGGGCGCTGGATCCAGGTGAACGAGCGCCGGACGAGCGAAGGCGGTGTGGTCGGCATCTATACCGACATCACCGACATCAAGGCCGAGGACGCCCGCAACCGCGCGCGCGAACTCGCCGAACGCGCGCTGGTGCTGCAGGGTACGCTCGACGCGATGCCGCAGGGCGTGTGCCTGTTCGACCGCAACCGAATGCTGCTGGCGTGGAACGACCCTCTGCTCGCGTTCCTGAAGCTGACCCCGGCGGAGGCGCGGCGCGAGATCGCCAGCCACGCCGCGCTAGTCGACTGGTGCAGGCACGTTATGCCGCGCGCCGACGCGGTCGATACGCTCGGCTGGCTGGGCGAAGGCGAGACCGAGCACGTGGCGATCCGCAACCTGGCCGACGGCCGCGCGCTGGAAGTGCGGCGCCAGACGATGCCCGGCGGCGGCATGGTAATGGGGTTCGACGACGTGTCCGACCGCCTGCGCGCCGCCGAAGCACTGCGCGAGAGCAACGAGACGCTCGAACGCCGAGTCGACGAACGCACCGCCGAATTGCAGCAGCAGGTGTCCGAGCGGGTCGCCGCGGAGGCCGCGATGCGTGCCGCCAAGACCGCGGCCGAACAGGCCAATCTGTCCAAGACGCGGTTCCTGGCCGCGGCCAGCCACGACCTGCTCCAGCCGCTGAACGCCGCGCGACTGTTCGTCTCCGCGCTCCAGGAACGGCGCATCGTCGGGCCTGCACGCGACCTGGTCGGC includes:
- a CDS encoding hybrid sensor histidine kinase/response regulator, giving the protein MIAGDLDCDRDTATRLSALEAKIAKLTRINASLMSRVERSTDLQGNAFSVFETAIALEGKVQERTADLERALDELAASNAALGHARDGADAARQRLSDAIETLNEGFAIFDADDRLVLCNQTYLSLWPEIADQIVPGVRFSDIAGKIGESRASLGAMVAPDRWVSERVALHQVAEGGHVIALADGRWIQVNERRTSEGGVVGIYTDITDIKAEDARNRARELAERALVLQGTLDAMPQGVCLFDRNRMLLAWNDPLLAFLKLTPAEARREIASHAALVDWCRHVMPRADAVDTLGWLGEGETEHVAIRNLADGRALEVRRQTMPGGGMVMGFDDVSDRLRAAEALRESNETLERRVDERTAELQQQVSERVAAEAAMRAAKTAAEQANLSKTRFLAAASHDLLQPLNAARLFVSALQERRIVGPARDLVGQTASALDSIENLLEALLEISKLDAGAVTPEIMDVPLGEVFHALSAEYQMLADQLGLVLDVEATDIWVRSDPRLLRRILQNFLSNALRYTVAGTVTMSARCAGGAVTIAVSDTGPGIDPAHHAEIFDEFRRLGATATPGIGLGLAIVQRAARMLDHRVDVTSALGSGATFAVTAPLAAFGIRSATPRCAAKRRGIGARAILVIDNEPTILEGMEALLGGWGCRVLTALSGAGARAFAADETAAIDLILIDYHLGDGALGDAEALGMRRHLGRDVPVVIITADRMPALRDQLSARGFHVLQKPVKPAQLRALITSLTSG